The Synechococcus sp. MVIR-18-1 region ACCCAGCAGCCCGCCACGAGCGGGGTTTTTTATTGTCTAAATACTTATCGCAAAGCTGTAACTGCCTACTGCAGCGGGCAGCAGCGATCAAAGCGAAGCATTGTGCGCCCAATAGATCCTTCTCAATGCAGCATTCCTTGCGCCTGTCCTTATCGCTGAGCGGTGTTGCAGCACTGGCACTCTCCAATGGGGCTGTGTTGTCTGCTGCTGCTCAAGACGTTGGCAGCGCAGATGATCTCGGGGTGATGGAGATCAACCTCAAGGATGCAGTCAAGTTCAACTGGGGATTTCAAGGGGCACTACAAGGAGCAGGAACACCAAACCAAGCAGGCATCGGCGGGTTCCTTCCAATCGCTGTTGGCGAGAACAGTGTGTTCTTTGCTGATGTACTGCTCAACGCCAACTTTGCTGATTACGGCGGCAAGAGCAGCATCGTTAATACAGAGGTTGCTGGAACAACGATCAGCACCTCATCAAGGCTTGGGTATCGCTGGCTGAATAGCGACCGCAGCTGGATGTATGGCGTTAACGGCGGCTATGACAGCCGCCCGATGAATACAGGCAATGCTGAAACAGGTGTCACGCTCTACGACAAGGAAAGTGCTTTTTTCCAGCAGATTGCAGCAGGTTTAGAAGCAGTATCAGATAGCTGGAACTTCAATGCTTATGCCTTAGTTCCTGTTGGTGATACAGAGCAGCGCCTCAATGCGCGTTATTTCGGTGGGGCGCTTGATACCTATGGCCTTGATGTTGGTTATTTCATCACCCCAGATCTCAATGCCTCTGTTGGTTACTACTACCAAAGCGGTGATCTAGGAACAGCAGATGGTTCTGGCGTGCAGGTAGAGCTGGATTATCAGATCGCTGATGGTTTAACTGCTGGCATCAATGTTTCCTATGACGAAGCGTTTGAAACCAGAGTGTCAGGCAACATTGAGTATCGCTTTGGTAGCAATAGTTCAGCTGCAGAAACGAAGAAAAAAGCATGGCAAAAACCAACAATTCAATCCTTATCTGAAAGCGTTAAAAACAGGAATGTTCGCGTTCATGATGCAACAGATCCAGATGGGACGTGCAAAATATATATCACGCAGGATTATAATTTTGGAGCGATTTATAAGGGGAGCCAAAGCCAAGAAATATCAATTACGTTCTACAGAACCAAAGCCATCCCAGTCCGGCCAGGGGCGTCCGGCATTGTAGCCCACTGCAACCCAGGCAACCCAAAAGTTGGCGGCTGGGAACCCCCTAAATAGTACTGACCCATCTAGGATTTAGCATCTCATCAAAACTCTCATAAAAGCGGCTAATTGATGGTTCAATACCTGGCACGATTGAGCTGAAATTAGATAAAACGAGATCGCTAAAATAAGGGTGTCAGCTAGGGACATTGCAGCCCGCCACGAGCGGGTTTTTTATTGCCTGTTGAATAGCAGCAGAGCTGAAACTGCCTACTGCAGCTCTCATCTGCCATCAAAGCAAGGCATTCTGCGCTCAATAGATCCTTATCAATGCAGAGTTCCTTGCGGCTGTCGTTATCGCTGAGCGGTGTTGCTGCACTGGTACTAGCTGGCACTCCTTTGCTTCCTGCTGTTGCAGAAGAGAGTGCTGCTTTATTGCGGCAGCAGGAATACGACAAGCTTCTTGAGGAGAATGAACTACTCAAGCAACGCAATGAACAGCTAGAG contains the following coding sequences:
- a CDS encoding carbamoyl-phosphate synthase, encoding MQHSLRLSLSLSGVAALALSNGAVLSAAAQDVGSADDLGVMEINLKDAVKFNWGFQGALQGAGTPNQAGIGGFLPIAVGENSVFFADVLLNANFADYGGKSSIVNTEVAGTTISTSSRLGYRWLNSDRSWMYGVNGGYDSRPMNTGNAETGVTLYDKESAFFQQIAAGLEAVSDSWNFNAYALVPVGDTEQRLNARYFGGALDTYGLDVGYFITPDLNASVGYYYQSGDLGTADGSGVQVELDYQIADGLTAGINVSYDEAFETRVSGNIEYRFGSNSSAAETKKKAWQKPTIQSLSESVKNRNVRVHDATDPDGTCKIYITQDYNFGAIYKGSQSQEISITFYRTKAIPVRPGASGIVAHCNPGNPKVGGWEPPK